Within Pseudomonas brassicacearum, the genomic segment CTCACGACGGCTCGGACAACTCCGCCGGCAAGGCGCCGCTGGTCTTGATGGTCTTGGTGACGATGTAGGTGAAGTAGCGTTCGATGCCGAGGTCTTCGAGCAGCAGTTGGTCGACGAAACGCTGATAGGCATCGACGTCTGGCGCCTGGATCATCGCCAGGTAATCCACACCGCCGCCGGTGGCGTAACAGAACGCCACTTCTGGCGCGGCGATCATGCGTTGCTCGAAACGGCGCATGTCCTGGGCGGTGTGCCGGGCCAGGGTGATTTCCACCAGCACCTGCTGACGCTTGAACACCGCGCCCCAATCGATCTGCGCCCGATAGCCGATGATCAGGCCCGCAGCTTCGAGCTTGCGCACCCGCTCCCAGGCCGGCGTCACCGACAGGTTGATGGCCTCGGCCAGGCTCGACTTGGTAATCCGCCCGTCCTCGGCGAGGATCTGCAGGATCTTGAGGTCGTAGCGATCAAGCTTGTGCATGGGCCGTGGCTCTCCAGGCAATTCAGAAAATCACACCTCCCGTGTGGCAAGGAAGCTCGCTCCCGCTGGGTCTGCAGGAGCTGTGTGGAGCTGTGTGGAGCTGTGAGCTGTGTAGGAGCTGTGTAGGAGCTGTCGAGTGCAACGAGGCTGCGATCTTTCCCCTGACGCTTGAGTCTCAAGCGAAAGATCAAAAGATCAAAAGATCAAAAGATCGCAGGCTTCGCCAGCTCCTACAAAGCTCCCTCGCCACAGGGTGGTGTGTCAGTTGAGGTTTATCACGCCAACACATCCGCAATCACCGCCAGCGTATCGCCACACTGCACCAACCCGGGAAAGTGCCGGGCCGCCAGCAGGCCGCTGCGGGCCGCGCGGTATTCGACCGGGGCGACGCCGCTGCGGGTGGCGTCGTAGATGCGCGCGACCACCTCGCCCCCGGTCACGTGCTCCCCCAGGTCGCGGCACATTTCCAGCAAGCCGTCGTGTTCGCTGGCGATGAAACAACTGGCGTCCGGCATGTCGAGCACCAGCGAGGGCTGCAACTCGATCGTGCCCCGCAGGATGCCGGCATGGATCAACAGGTTGCGCACCCCACGCTCGGCAATCGCCACGCTGCGGGCAGTCGACGAACCGCCGCCGCCCAGTTCGGTGGTGACGAACACCTTGCCCTGGGACTCGGCCGCCGTGTCGTACATCGCCCCGGCGTCCAACTCCAGCATGCGCATGCAATACGGCGCGTTGAACGCCAGCATCCCGGCCTCGCAGCGCGCTTGCTGCTGCTTGTCCGGCAAGACGTGGCAGGCGGCAAACGGCAGGAAATCCAGGGTTCGGCCGCCGGAATGAATGTCCAGGACAATGTCGGCCAAGGGCAGCAGCGTGCGATTGAAATAGTCAGCGATTTTCTCGGTGACGGTGCCGTCCGGCCTGCCGGGAAAACTGCGGTTCAGGTTGCCCTTGTCGATGGGCGAAGTCCGGCGCCCGGCATGGAAGGCCGGGGTGTTCATGAACGGCACGATGATCACCCGCCCGCTCACGTCTTCAGCCGTCAGTTGCTGCGCCAGTTTGCTCAGGGCCACCGGGCCTTCGTATTCGTCACCGTGGTTGCCACCGCTGAGCAGCGCCGTCGGGCCGCTGCCGCGCTGGATGACGGTGATGGGAATCATCACAGCGCCCCAGGCCGAATCGTCCCGCGAATGCGGCAGTTTGAGAAAACCGTGCTGCACGCCCTCGCGGGTAAAGTCGACCGTGGCGCTGATGGGATTGTTGGGCAAGTCAGGCATGGCTCAATCCTTCACGAACAATTGACGAGGCACGTTGCACAGCGTCTCGACGCCGGTCTCGGTGATCAGGATGCTTTCGGTGATCTCCAGGCCCCAATCGTCCATCCACAGCCCCGGCATGAAATGGAAGGTCATGCCCGGTTGCAACACGCTGTTGTCACCGGGGCGCAAGCTCATGGTGCGCTCGCCCCAATCCGGCGGATAACTGATCCCGATGGGGTAGCCACAACGGCTGTCCTTGTGGATGCCGAATTTCTCCAGCACCTTGAAAAACGCCACGGCAATGTCGCCAGTGGTGTTGCCCGGCTTGGCTG encodes:
- a CDS encoding Lrp/AsnC family transcriptional regulator yields the protein MHKLDRYDLKILQILAEDGRITKSSLAEAINLSVTPAWERVRKLEAAGLIIGYRAQIDWGAVFKRQQVLVEITLARHTAQDMRRFEQRMIAAPEVAFCYATGGGVDYLAMIQAPDVDAYQRFVDQLLLEDLGIERYFTYIVTKTIKTSGALPAELSEPS
- the doeB gene encoding N(2)-acetyl-L-2,4-diaminobutanoate deacetylase DoeB, with translation MPDLPNNPISATVDFTREGVQHGFLKLPHSRDDSAWGAVMIPITVIQRGSGPTALLSGGNHGDEYEGPVALSKLAQQLTAEDVSGRVIIVPFMNTPAFHAGRRTSPIDKGNLNRSFPGRPDGTVTEKIADYFNRTLLPLADIVLDIHSGGRTLDFLPFAACHVLPDKQQQARCEAGMLAFNAPYCMRMLELDAGAMYDTAAESQGKVFVTTELGGGGSSTARSVAIAERGVRNLLIHAGILRGTIELQPSLVLDMPDASCFIASEHDGLLEMCRDLGEHVTGGEVVARIYDATRSGVAPVEYRAARSGLLAARHFPGLVQCGDTLAVIADVLA